Genomic segment of Ruegeria sp. TM1040:
ACGCGGCCGCACCGAAAGGAACGCATCGGTTCCGGTATTCTCTGTGCCGTGGTTCACGCAGCAGAGGCCTCCTTGGCGGCAGGGTGGGGGGTGCGAAAACCAATTGCAATGCGGTTCCAGGCATTGATCGCCCCAATCAAGAGCGTCAGTGCGACCTGCTCGCGGGGGCTGAACGCCTTGGCGACCAGTTCATAGTCGGCGTCAGGGGCGGCCGTATCGGCAACCAGAGTTAGTGCCTCGGTCCAGGCCAAGGCTGCGCGTTCGCGAGGGGTATAGAGCGTGCTTTCACGCCATGCAGGCAACAGATGCATCCGGTCCTCGCTCTCACCCGCGTTGCGCGCGTCATGGGTGTGCATGTGGATGCAGAACGCGCACGCGTTGATTTGCGAGGCGCGCAGTTTCACCAGCTCGATCAGGCTGAACTCGAGGCCCGAGGTCTTCAGCAGCTCTTCTTGCTGCATCATCGGCTTGAAGAGATCGCCAGCGGCGGCGAATTGGTCGAGACGTTGTGTCATGGTCCAGTTCCTTTTCTGTCTTGGGGACTGACAACAGGACGCACGAGGGGGATGATCTGTGACAGGGGAGTGCAATTTTTTGCAAAAAATCTGATCAGGTCAGCAACAGGATGCCCAGAAGGATCAGCCCGGCGATGAATACCGTTTCGGTCACCAAGAGCCCGATGGCTGCGCCGCCCACCGAGAGCACCTGTTTGAGGTTGCTTTTCATGCCGACGGCGGCAATCGCGATCAGCAAGAGCCACCGCGAACAGGCGCTTAGAAAATCTGCAACAACAGGCGGGATCAGCGCCAGCGAATTGAGTGCGGCGAGCGCGATAAAGCCGATGACAAATCCCGGCAGGAGCGGAGGTTGGCGCCCTTCGGCGGAGGTCTCGATACGGGCGCGGATGAAGAGCGAGGCCACAAGCACCACAGGCGCCAGCATGGAGACGCGGATCAGTTTTACCAAAGTTGCGGTGTCTCCGGTCTCCTCCGAGATGGAAAAACCGGCCCCGACCACTTGGGCTACGTCATGAATGGTCCCGCCGAGGAAGACCCCGGCCTGAATGTGGTCAAACTGCAGGC
This window contains:
- a CDS encoding carboxymuconolactone decarboxylase family protein; its protein translation is MTQRLDQFAAAGDLFKPMMQQEELLKTSGLEFSLIELVKLRASQINACAFCIHMHTHDARNAGESEDRMHLLPAWRESTLYTPRERAALAWTEALTLVADTAAPDADYELVAKAFSPREQVALTLLIGAINAWNRIAIGFRTPHPAAKEASAA